The following are from one region of the [Chlorobium] sp. 445 genome:
- the atpF gene encoding ATP synthase F0 subunit B, which translates to MSLFGWLILEGSLLSPNPGLIFWTFVTFVFLLVFLRATAWKPIVSALDERERSIQAALDRAEQARSEAEKILAENKAMLAKAQLEADRIIQESRQAAEKVRSEIIEKANAESRKMLEETKATIALEKQRALSALRDEVAELAIKGAELILRHSLDAERHKEIIASAINEMPAQATEFAGK; encoded by the coding sequence ATGTCTCTATTCGGCTGGCTCATTTTGGAGGGGAGTTTACTCAGTCCTAACCCTGGATTGATTTTCTGGACTTTCGTCACGTTTGTCTTTTTGCTTGTGTTCTTGCGTGCCACGGCTTGGAAGCCGATTGTAAGCGCCTTAGACGAGCGCGAGCGTAGCATTCAAGCCGCCCTTGACCGCGCTGAGCAAGCACGCAGTGAGGCTGAAAAAATTCTCGCTGAAAACAAAGCCATGCTGGCTAAGGCACAGCTGGAAGCCGACCGTATCATTCAAGAAAGTCGACAAGCTGCAGAAAAAGTGCGCAGTGAAATCATTGAGAAAGCTAATGCAGAGTCGCGCAAAATGCTGGAAGAAACCAAAGCTACGATTGCACTCGAAAAGCAACGTGCACTTTCCGCCTTGCGCGATGAAGTCGCTGAACTGGCTATCAAGGGCGCAGAACTGATTCTTCGCCACAGCCTTGATGCGGAACGGCACAAGGAAATTATTGCCAGTGCAATAAACGAGATGCCCGCACAAGCCACTGAATTTGCTGGAAAATAA
- the atpH gene encoding ATP synthase F1 subunit delta, which produces MRSRVGLRYATAILQGAGSELDTVAQDLVLVKKTIESSRELKNLLKSPIVKSSDKIAVLKQVFIGRISIKTLEALELLVRKGRSELIPATIEEFQALLDKQNGIVNAQTYSAVELDDAQKAQLQARLERLANKKIRLQTQVQPDLIGGIAVRIGDTVIDYSIKHQLEKLRAHLKQSSLN; this is translated from the coding sequence ATGAGATCACGAGTTGGGTTGCGCTACGCAACCGCTATTTTACAAGGCGCTGGTTCGGAATTGGATACCGTCGCTCAAGACCTTGTTTTGGTCAAAAAAACTATTGAGTCCTCGCGTGAACTCAAGAACTTGCTTAAAAGCCCCATCGTGAAAAGCAGTGATAAAATTGCGGTTTTGAAGCAAGTTTTCATTGGAAGAATCTCGATTAAAACTTTAGAGGCGCTCGAACTTCTGGTGCGAAAGGGACGCAGCGAGTTGATTCCTGCAACGATTGAAGAATTTCAAGCGTTGCTCGATAAACAAAATGGAATCGTAAATGCGCAAACGTACAGTGCTGTGGAATTAGATGATGCACAAAAAGCACAACTTCAAGCGCGCTTAGAGCGGCTTGCAAACAAGAAAATTCGTCTTCAAACACAAGTTCAACCCGATTTGATTGGCGGCATTGCAGTGCGCATTGGTGACACAGTTATTGACTACAGTATCAAGCACCAGCTCGAAAAACTGCGTGCACACCTAAAGCAGAGTAGCCTAAACTAA
- a CDS encoding uroporphyrinogen decarboxylase, with amino-acid sequence MLKNDLLIRALQRKPVHRTPIWIMRQAGRYLPEYREVRKKTDFLTLCKTPELAAEVTVQPVEIMDVDAAIIFSDILVVPEAMGMRLEMLESQGPRFLEPIRSRSDIERLAIPDVSRALRYVEDAIRLTKRELHGRAPIIGFSGAAWTLFAYAIEGHGSKTFKAAKEIIYSHPDDAHALLKKLNRVLTDYLLLQIEAGADAVQIFDTWASLLSEEAFKEFSLTYLQETVQTIKAKHAHVPVIIFAKGANTLLSELAQTGCDAIGLDWTIDIGKARWQLSDRVALQGNLDPTILYAPHDVIRKEAAKILQRFGEHSDSSGHVFNLGHGILPDIDPAHVRTLIDFVKSESVKYHRNAQFISNAN; translated from the coding sequence ATGCTAAAGAACGATTTGCTTATTCGCGCTTTGCAACGCAAGCCTGTGCATCGCACACCTATTTGGATTATGCGGCAAGCAGGACGATATTTACCAGAATATCGTGAAGTGCGCAAAAAGACAGACTTCCTCACACTCTGCAAAACTCCTGAACTTGCTGCCGAAGTAACCGTGCAGCCCGTAGAGATTATGGATGTCGATGCCGCGATTATTTTTTCAGACATTCTCGTTGTGCCAGAAGCAATGGGCATGCGCTTGGAAATGCTAGAATCGCAAGGACCAAGATTCTTAGAGCCGATTCGCTCGCGCAGTGATATTGAGCGTCTTGCTATTCCCGATGTGTCCCGTGCACTGCGATACGTTGAAGATGCCATTCGCCTCACCAAACGCGAACTTCATGGACGCGCTCCAATTATCGGATTTTCGGGTGCCGCTTGGACACTCTTTGCTTATGCCATCGAAGGTCATGGTAGCAAAACCTTCAAAGCTGCAAAAGAAATCATATATTCGCATCCAGACGATGCTCACGCTTTGCTGAAGAAACTTAACCGAGTCCTAACGGATTACCTCCTTTTGCAGATAGAAGCGGGCGCCGATGCCGTGCAAATTTTTGATACTTGGGCGTCTCTCCTAAGCGAAGAGGCTTTCAAAGAATTTTCGCTGACGTATTTGCAAGAAACCGTGCAAACCATCAAAGCTAAACACGCACATGTACCTGTTATTATCTTTGCAAAGGGCGCAAACACTTTGCTCTCAGAGCTTGCACAAACAGGCTGCGATGCAATTGGGCTAGATTGGACGATTGACATTGGCAAAGCACGCTGGCAACTCTCTGACCGCGTGGCTCTGCAAGGGAATTTAGACCCGACAATTCTTTATGCTCCACATGATGTCATTCGCAAAGAAGCGGCAAAAATTCTGCAGCGCTTCGGTGAGCATAGCGATAGCTCTGGACATGTGTTCAACCTTGGTCATGGCATCTTGCCCGATATTGACCCTGCGCACGTACGAACGCTCATTGACTTCGTAAAAAGTGAAAGCGTGAAATATCATCGTAACGCACAGTTTATTTCTAACGCAAACTAA
- the rfbC gene encoding dTDP-4-dehydrorhamnose 3,5-epimerase, protein MNLTHTSLSELWILEPKVFEDSRGFFFESYNEKVFVQLGITARFVQDNVSRSRKGVLRGLHYQLAPMAQGKLVRVSLGEVFDVVVDLRRASPTFGKWFGITLSEQNKKMVWIPPGFAHGFLVLSDIADFNYKVTNFYSPEHERTLRYDDPQVGINWPELDVPFSLSEKDQKGKLLQDLDTTF, encoded by the coding sequence ATGAATTTGACCCACACCTCTCTCTCAGAGCTCTGGATACTTGAACCCAAAGTCTTCGAAGATAGTCGTGGGTTTTTCTTTGAGAGCTATAATGAGAAAGTGTTTGTTCAACTTGGTATCACTGCCAGATTTGTACAGGATAATGTCAGTCGCTCGCGCAAAGGGGTGCTACGTGGCTTGCACTATCAACTTGCGCCTATGGCACAGGGCAAATTGGTACGCGTTTCACTTGGCGAAGTCTTTGATGTCGTTGTGGATCTTCGACGCGCCTCACCCACATTTGGTAAATGGTTTGGCATCACACTCTCTGAGCAGAATAAGAAAATGGTTTGGATACCCCCCGGCTTCGCACATGGCTTCTTAGTTCTTTCTGACATCGCAGATTTCAATTATAAAGTCACGAACTTTTACTCACCTGAACACGAGCGCACACTGCGCTACGACGATCCTCAAGTTGGTATCAATTGGCCAGAACTTGATGTTCCATTTAGCCTTTCCGAAAAAGACCAAAAAGGAAAATTGCTTCAAGACTTAGACACGACCTTCTGA
- a CDS encoding rhomboid family intramembrane serine protease: MQVFQAAPAATAIFLANIILSMIAFSGGKPIYERLWLHPYSLVRERRYHTLLTSGFIHADFGHLAFNMLTFYFFGFPLALLVGDLDFLIIYFGSLVISSLPTVIKEKDNANYKSIGASGAISGVLFGYILFAPLSKIYIFLIPIGIPAALFGLLYLGFSYYAAKKDIGNINHEAHFWGALAGVLLTVLLAPQVISIFYQELFG, translated from the coding sequence ATGCAGGTTTTTCAAGCTGCACCAGCAGCCACGGCTATTTTTTTAGCAAACATTATCCTGAGCATGATTGCATTTTCTGGTGGCAAGCCGATCTATGAGCGCTTATGGCTACACCCTTATAGCCTCGTGCGAGAACGTCGTTACCACACCTTGCTTACCAGTGGCTTCATTCACGCTGATTTCGGACATCTAGCGTTTAACATGCTAACATTTTACTTCTTTGGATTCCCTCTTGCGCTGCTCGTAGGCGACCTTGATTTTCTCATCATCTATTTCGGTAGCCTTGTCATCTCAAGCCTTCCCACGGTGATAAAAGAAAAGGATAACGCAAACTACAAGAGCATTGGCGCTAGTGGTGCAATTTCAGGTGTTCTGTTTGGATACATTCTTTTTGCACCGCTAAGCAAGATTTACATTTTTCTTATCCCGATTGGCATTCCTGCTGCGCTTTTTGGCCTATTGTATTTAGGCTTCAGCTACTATGCGGCTAAGAAAGACATCGGCAATATTAATCATGAGGCGCACTTTTGGGGTGCGCTGGCTGGTGTCTTGCTCACAGTGCTGCTTGCACCGCAAGTTATCTCCATTTTCTACCAAGAACTCTTTGGCTAA
- a CDS encoding thioredoxin domain-containing protein — protein sequence MMTKRTNALAREKSPYLLQHQYNPVDWYAWGEEAFDKAKRENKPIFLSIGYSTCHWCHVMERESFESEEIAEILNKYFVSIKVDREERPDLDHVYMTYVQATTGSGGWPMSVWLTPDLKPFLGGTYFPPTDRWGRPGFKTLLLRIAESWAQDRENIIAVSERATNQLANFVHQIAAAEKVELTEEVFRSAAASFANSFDEEWGGFGGAPKFPRPVCLNFLLNHYYHTGDKYALDMSLFTLRKMAEGGMHDHISVPGKGGGGFARYSTDRYWHIPHFEKMLYDNAQLASAYLDAYLLTHDRFYADIARDIFNYVQCDMTDAQGGFYSAEDADSLPTDDSDHKAEGAFYVWEDAEIRAILGEEESEIFSYLYGVKPGGNAQNDPHNEFINKNILIQRFSLQEVAKRFNKTVEEISALVARAKAKLFEVRAKRPRPHLDDKVLTSWNGLMISAFAKGYTTLGDESYLRSAQRAADFILNTLYNPTHHTLLRRYRDGEAGIEGKLDDYTFFVQGLLDLYEASFEPKYFTAAVALTQTMMSLFEDREHGAFFSASENDKSVIIRMKEEHDGAEPSPNSIAALNLLRLAQMTDRSDFRQSAERTLQFFSQLLNKAPSYMPQMLVALSFYLRKPKQIILAGDRQAPEMTALRRVIDKQYLPNKVLIHASNETAKEMPFLKNIVQSSTEQPTAFVCIDYACQLPTSDPKVLENLLLNEKANVQ from the coding sequence ATGATGACTAAACGCACCAACGCACTTGCTCGCGAAAAAAGCCCCTATCTGTTGCAACATCAATATAATCCCGTGGATTGGTACGCATGGGGCGAAGAAGCCTTCGACAAAGCAAAGCGTGAAAATAAACCGATTTTTCTCTCGATAGGTTACTCCACTTGCCATTGGTGCCATGTGATGGAGCGCGAATCGTTTGAAAGTGAGGAAATTGCTGAAATCTTGAACAAGTATTTCGTCTCCATCAAAGTCGACCGTGAAGAGCGCCCAGACTTAGACCATGTGTATATGACCTATGTGCAAGCCACAACGGGCAGCGGTGGCTGGCCTATGTCCGTCTGGCTCACACCAGATTTGAAACCCTTCTTAGGCGGCACGTACTTCCCACCAACCGACCGCTGGGGACGCCCGGGCTTCAAGACACTGCTGCTCAGAATCGCTGAAAGTTGGGCACAAGATCGCGAAAACATTATTGCGGTCTCCGAGCGCGCAACAAATCAACTAGCAAACTTTGTACATCAAATTGCCGCAGCTGAAAAAGTCGAGCTGACAGAAGAAGTGTTTCGAAGTGCAGCTGCAAGTTTTGCTAACAGCTTTGACGAAGAATGGGGCGGCTTTGGTGGCGCACCAAAATTCCCACGACCTGTGTGTCTGAATTTTTTGCTCAATCATTATTACCACACAGGCGATAAGTATGCACTGGATATGTCGCTGTTTACACTGCGCAAAATGGCAGAAGGAGGCATGCACGACCATATCAGTGTGCCAGGTAAAGGGGGTGGTGGGTTTGCACGCTACTCCACCGACAGGTACTGGCATATCCCGCACTTTGAAAAAATGCTCTACGACAATGCCCAACTTGCTAGCGCCTACCTTGACGCTTACCTGCTGACTCATGACCGTTTCTATGCCGACATCGCACGCGATATCTTTAACTATGTACAATGCGATATGACCGATGCACAGGGTGGGTTCTACTCCGCTGAAGACGCCGACAGCTTGCCTACAGACGACAGCGACCACAAAGCTGAAGGCGCATTTTATGTCTGGGAAGATGCAGAAATTAGAGCCATTCTCGGTGAAGAAGAGAGCGAGATATTCTCTTATCTCTACGGTGTGAAACCCGGTGGCAATGCGCAGAACGACCCGCACAATGAATTCATCAATAAAAACATTCTCATTCAACGCTTTTCTTTGCAAGAAGTCGCAAAGCGGTTTAATAAGACTGTTGAAGAAATTTCAGCTCTTGTGGCGCGCGCTAAAGCTAAACTGTTTGAAGTACGTGCAAAGCGCCCGCGCCCGCACTTAGACGACAAAGTGCTCACTTCTTGGAACGGCTTGATGATTTCAGCCTTCGCCAAAGGCTACACCACATTGGGAGATGAATCCTATCTGCGCTCTGCACAGCGCGCAGCGGATTTTATTCTGAATACACTTTACAATCCAACTCATCACACACTGCTGCGCCGCTATCGTGATGGCGAAGCCGGTATTGAAGGCAAACTCGATGATTATACCTTCTTTGTGCAAGGCTTGCTTGACCTCTATGAAGCCTCATTTGAACCAAAGTATTTCACTGCAGCGGTTGCACTAACGCAAACCATGATGTCGCTGTTTGAAGACAGAGAACACGGCGCTTTTTTTAGTGCAAGTGAAAATGATAAAAGCGTCATTATTCGTATGAAAGAAGAACATGATGGTGCTGAACCCTCGCCGAACTCTATTGCAGCGTTGAACTTGCTTCGATTAGCACAAATGACCGACCGCAGTGACTTCCGCCAATCTGCAGAGCGCACACTCCAATTTTTTAGCCAACTGCTCAACAAAGCGCCAAGTTATATGCCGCAGATGCTTGTTGCGCTTAGTTTCTATTTACGCAAGCCCAAACAAATCATTCTTGCAGGTGATCGGCAGGCGCCAGAGATGACCGCACTACGCCGCGTGATTGATAAGCAATACTTGCCAAATAAAGTGCTAATTCACGCCAGCAATGAAACGGCAAAAGAAATGCCATTTCTAAAAAATATCGTGCAAAGTTCAACAGAGCAGCCAACGGCATTTGTCTGCATTGATTATGCATGCCAATTGCCTACGAGCGACCCAAAGGTTTTAGAGAATTTACTTCTAAATGAGAAAGCAAATGTGCAATGA
- a CDS encoding peptidase M16: MHEFFVLNFGLLYSLTSLIKSVHFNQLSQIYNTMHKAKLSLTSGIKSLASSVEKTTLPNGLTVVTETVRTVRSVSVGLWTETGSRDESPGINGISHFIEHLVFKGTKKRDYIEISKSLERVGGYLNAFTTKEQTCFYARCLDEHIGVAIDVLTDLVFNPTFPESEVEKEKEVVIEEIKSVEDTPDELILDEFDELFYRHHALGLPIAGTEKSVRALTRESIEAYLRQTYTTDKMLLVATGNVRHDEVVRLAEKYVPKRRTAKIKSPRVPFDQRTYTPFTIEKAKPISQAHVVLGFPFVRNDDTFYTTLLLNSILGVGMSSRLNLELREKYGLVYTIYSAFTYYDETNMLSVYLGTDKEKVPQALRLVKEQMRRLAEKPVPEKELALAKAQAKGAIIMSQESMSSRASHLARDLYYFGRDMRADEIIEHIDTVRAKDIQALAETLFDESQYSTLIYMPKKKRA, encoded by the coding sequence TTGCATGAATTCTTTGTGCTCAATTTCGGTTTGCTATATTCGCTAACCAGTTTAATCAAGTCTGTTCATTTCAACCAGCTGAGTCAAATTTACAACACTATGCACAAAGCCAAACTCTCATTGACATCTGGCATCAAGTCGCTTGCGTCATCCGTTGAGAAAACCACTTTGCCAAATGGGCTAACAGTGGTTACAGAGACAGTGCGCACCGTACGTAGTGTCTCGGTTGGACTATGGACAGAGACAGGTTCGCGCGACGAATCACCGGGCATAAATGGCATCTCGCATTTCATTGAGCATCTTGTCTTCAAAGGCACGAAAAAGCGCGATTATATTGAAATCTCAAAGAGTCTCGAGCGCGTTGGAGGCTATCTCAATGCCTTTACAACCAAAGAACAAACATGCTTTTATGCCCGTTGCTTAGATGAACATATTGGCGTTGCTATTGATGTGCTCACTGATTTAGTCTTCAACCCCACTTTCCCAGAGTCAGAAGTTGAAAAAGAAAAAGAGGTCGTGATTGAAGAAATCAAAAGTGTAGAAGATACACCTGATGAACTGATTCTTGACGAATTCGATGAACTCTTTTATCGCCACCATGCCTTAGGCTTACCGATTGCAGGCACAGAAAAAAGTGTGCGTGCGCTCACGCGCGAAAGTATTGAGGCGTACTTGCGACAAACTTATACGACAGACAAAATGCTGCTGGTTGCCACTGGCAATGTACGGCATGATGAGGTGGTGAGGCTTGCAGAAAAATATGTGCCAAAGCGTCGCACTGCTAAAATAAAATCCCCGCGTGTACCTTTCGACCAGCGTACCTACACGCCATTTACGATAGAGAAAGCTAAACCTATCTCTCAAGCACATGTGGTGCTCGGCTTCCCGTTTGTGCGTAACGACGATACCTTCTATACCACGCTGCTGCTCAACTCGATTTTAGGTGTCGGTATGAGCTCACGCCTCAATTTAGAGCTGCGCGAAAAATATGGGCTTGTCTACACCATCTACTCCGCTTTCACGTACTACGACGAGACCAACATGCTGTCCGTTTATCTGGGCACAGACAAAGAAAAAGTGCCGCAGGCACTGCGCTTGGTGAAAGAGCAAATGAGGAGATTAGCCGAGAAGCCTGTACCTGAGAAAGAATTGGCACTGGCAAAAGCGCAAGCCAAAGGCGCAATTATCATGTCGCAAGAGAGCATGTCGTCGCGTGCATCGCATCTGGCACGAGACCTTTACTATTTCGGGCGGGACATGCGCGCCGACGAAATCATTGAGCACATCGACACAGTTCGTGCAAAAGATATTCAAGCGCTTGCCGAAACGCTCTTTGATGAATCGCAATACTCTACGCTGATTTATATGCCCAAGAAAAAGCGTGCCTAA
- a CDS encoding thioredoxin family protein, with product MKSLLQSLNTSQMMRRQFSSVQLTLRTCALALVCWTNLLFAQPTGLQPGNIAPDFRLTSISGESYSLYAQKGKKGFIIVFISTQCPVSNAYNARFIKLAELARQSLMEFVAINPNATESFDEVCIHAREREFTFPVLKDGESRVSDIFGAKVTPEAFLLDANFKVIYRGRIDDNQREERVVQKDLEEAIAAYLAGVPVPTSVTTARGCSIKRAP from the coding sequence ATGAAAAGCCTGCTGCAGTCACTTAACACATCACAAATGATGCGACGTCAGTTTTCATCTGTACAATTGACCTTGCGCACGTGCGCACTTGCTTTGGTTTGCTGGACAAATCTCCTGTTTGCTCAGCCCACAGGCTTGCAGCCCGGCAACATTGCCCCTGACTTTCGTTTGACCAGTATTTCAGGGGAGAGTTATTCGCTCTACGCACAAAAAGGCAAAAAAGGATTTATCATCGTTTTTATATCAACACAATGCCCAGTGTCGAACGCTTACAACGCGCGCTTTATTAAACTGGCTGAGCTTGCTCGTCAGAGCCTGATGGAGTTCGTTGCTATCAATCCTAATGCTACCGAATCCTTTGATGAGGTTTGCATACATGCACGCGAAAGAGAATTTACTTTTCCAGTGCTCAAAGATGGCGAGAGTCGCGTCAGTGATATTTTTGGCGCAAAGGTAACGCCTGAGGCATTCTTGCTCGATGCAAACTTCAAGGTGATTTATCGTGGACGCATCGATGACAATCAGCGCGAAGAAAGGGTCGTGCAAAAAGACTTAGAGGAAGCGATTGCCGCCTATCTTGCAGGCGTACCTGTGCCGACATCAGTTACCACGGCGCGAGGCTGCAGTATCAAACGCGCACCATAG
- a CDS encoding antibiotic ABC transporter ATP-binding protein has protein sequence MSNQDKTKRGLQIDSDVPSGNILDTLLLRRLYRYVKPYPLLLVSATALTIGAAMLSPLRPYLTKLAVDAHIAVGDYAGLFAVSLLFLGVLAAEALAQFGSTYLTQLLGQKAVLQLRLDIFSHLQKLSLSFFDRNPIGRLMTRATNDVETLNEMLSSGLVSLLGDVFQLTFIIVMMFILDWQLTLVSFSVLPLMFWATMVFKKYVRLAYQDVRTEVARLNAFLQEHITGMATVQLFGREQKEFEKHADINAAHRNANIRSVWYYSIFYPTIELLSAIALGLILWHASYRLLEHSLTLGVVISFVQYIALFFRPLQDLSDKFNIMQTAVTSAERIFKLLDQNVVIKEPETPVVPKDLRGEIRFEHVSFAYVDNNWVLHDISFEAKAGEKIALVGATGSGKSTIINLLSKFYEPQKGRILIDGIDIRRIPERALRQHIGVVLQDVFLFSGTVRDNITLGNPKITDAEIARAASLVGAASFIEKLPNGYNYAVQERGSALSTGQRQLISFVRAMVYNPKILVLDEATSSVDTETEQLIEVALEKLMQGRTSIIIAHRLSTVQKADKIIVLHKGVIREMGTHQELLQKRGLYYKLYELQYAERPTRATQRIVFGD, from the coding sequence ATGAGTAACCAAGACAAGACCAAGAGAGGACTGCAGATTGATTCTGATGTGCCTTCTGGCAACATTCTTGACACGCTTTTACTGCGTCGGCTCTATCGGTATGTTAAGCCTTATCCGCTGCTGCTTGTCAGTGCTACGGCATTAACCATCGGCGCTGCCATGCTCTCGCCGCTGCGTCCTTACCTTACCAAACTTGCCGTCGATGCACATATTGCTGTTGGCGATTATGCAGGACTTTTTGCGGTTAGCTTGCTGTTCTTAGGTGTGCTTGCTGCAGAAGCACTGGCACAGTTTGGCAGTACATATCTAACACAGCTCTTGGGACAAAAAGCTGTGCTGCAGTTGCGCCTCGATATTTTCTCGCACCTTCAAAAACTTTCACTCTCGTTTTTCGACCGCAATCCGATTGGTCGCTTGATGACACGCGCAACCAACGATGTTGAAACACTTAACGAAATGCTCTCCAGCGGACTTGTCTCCTTGCTTGGCGATGTGTTTCAACTGACTTTTATCATCGTGATGATGTTCATTTTGGATTGGCAACTCACGCTTGTCTCATTTAGCGTCTTGCCGCTGATGTTTTGGGCAACTATGGTCTTCAAAAAATATGTGCGCTTAGCCTATCAAGATGTGCGCACCGAAGTGGCACGACTCAACGCATTTTTGCAAGAGCACATCACAGGCATGGCAACCGTCCAACTCTTTGGACGCGAACAAAAAGAATTTGAAAAACACGCCGATATCAATGCCGCACACCGCAACGCCAACATTCGCTCCGTGTGGTATTACTCCATTTTTTATCCTACCATTGAATTGCTTTCCGCTATTGCCTTAGGCTTGATTCTTTGGCACGCCAGTTATCGCCTTCTGGAGCATTCACTTACGCTTGGTGTCGTCATTTCTTTTGTGCAATACATTGCACTTTTTTTCCGCCCGCTGCAAGACCTTTCCGATAAGTTCAACATCATGCAGACCGCGGTTACCAGCGCAGAGCGCATTTTCAAATTGCTCGACCAAAATGTTGTCATCAAGGAGCCAGAAACGCCAGTTGTGCCGAAAGACCTTCGTGGTGAGATTCGCTTTGAGCACGTCTCGTTCGCATATGTCGACAACAACTGGGTCTTGCATGATATTTCGTTTGAAGCTAAAGCGGGTGAAAAAATTGCACTGGTAGGCGCAACGGGCAGCGGCAAATCGACCATCATTAACTTGCTCTCCAAGTTTTATGAGCCGCAAAAGGGCAGAATTCTGATTGACGGCATTGACATTCGTCGGATTCCTGAGCGGGCTTTGCGCCAGCACATTGGTGTGGTGCTGCAAGATGTATTTCTTTTTTCTGGCACTGTACGCGACAACATCACGCTGGGCAATCCGAAGATTACGGACGCCGAGATCGCACGCGCCGCATCACTTGTAGGGGCTGCCTCGTTCATTGAAAAATTGCCAAATGGCTATAACTATGCTGTACAAGAGCGTGGCAGTGCACTCTCCACAGGTCAGCGACAACTCATTTCATTTGTGCGCGCCATGGTCTACAATCCTAAAATCTTAGTGCTCGATGAAGCGACAAGTTCTGTTGATACCGAGACAGAACAGCTCATTGAAGTCGCTCTGGAAAAATTGATGCAAGGCAGAACCTCGATCATCATTGCGCATCGTCTCTCAACTGTTCAGAAAGCTGATAAAATCATCGTGCTGCATAAAGGTGTTATTCGCGAAATGGGCACGCATCAGGAATTGCTGCAAAAGCGTGGGCTCTATTACAAACTCTATGAACTGCAGTATGCCGAACGCCCCACACGCGCTACACAACGCATCGTTTTTGGGGATTGA